ATGCACTGTATTATACACAAATTGGTTTGTAAGTCATGACATTCTGAAGTAGAATGCATAATAAAGTAAAATTATTGAATTGTGGTAAAGTGCATGAATGTCTTTTGGAGTTTCTATAGAGACCAATAAAGCTAAAGGACTTTGCACATGAAAgttccacagtgtgtgtgtgtgtgtgtcttgtgatgTGGCTAGAAAAAGCACACGGAAGCATACTTACAGAGGACTGCTTGAATATAAAGGTAATACTCTCATTCATCTTCAATATGTATTTGACTTGAAAACATTGAAAATAAAGAACTTTCACATGCATAGTATTAATATCAGATTTGATAGCCGATACATTTTTCACTACGTTGATAATTGTGCAAGATCATCCGACAAATGGCCATATTCCATATTGCTTTTACTTTCGCATCGTaatgcatacagtaggctataacaaTTCGGTTGACAGTTGgaactgtatgtctgtatatatatactgtatatatatatatatacagtggctatagtaagtattcatacccatgctaaagttgactaaaaagaggaatataaaatcatcttttgagaattgattgtaatgccttaattcaaaaaatgagtaaaaatcaaaccgctaaggacactaattttctttgtgattgaagaatgtatcgtaaatagataaatgttcttccttaaatacagggagcataagtaattgacccctatgttaaattcccataggagcaggaggattttttatatgtttttatttttaaaggccagctatttcatggatccaggatattatgcatcctgataaagttcccttggcctttggaattaaaatagccccacatcatcacatatccttcaccatagctagagattggcatggtgctttttccagttagcctattagcctgtttgatgctcattgagctcaatgcaaatcaaacaggctaataggctaactggaaaaagcaccatgccaatctctagctatggtgaagggtatgtgatgatgtggggctattttaattccaaaggccaagggaactttatcaggatgcataatatcctggatccataaaatagctggcctttaaaaataaaaacatattaaaaatcctcctgctcctatgggaatttaacataggggtcaattacttatgctccctgtatttaaggaagaacatttatctatttacgatacattcttcaatcacaaagaaaattagtgtccttagcggtttgatttttgctcattttttgaattaaggcattacaatcaattctcaaaagatgattttatattcctctttttagtcaactttagcatgggtatgaatacttactatagccactgtatatacagtatatacagtatatatagctTTAGATTTGTATAGCTACATCTAAACTTTAAGTAGTAAATGTGGTTGTACTGTATTTGTTCTCAAGTTCTCACACTGTCTGTTCCACTACCCTGGATCTTATGCGTGTTTTGTGtcttctaatgtgtgtgtgtgtgtgtgtgtgcatgactgagGGATGGAAGTGAAGAGTATTCTGCGGAGGACACAGTCCCTGAAGAGTGTTCGCACCGAGAGGACACTGTCAGTGACTGAGGTGGGACTCCGGGACAGAAAGAAGTCTGTCTCTGAGCTGGTGGCAGAGTGAGTCACATactgttccctctctcacatactgtacatacacacagatgtagagataaagcacacacacacacacacacacacacacacacaccaactctctcactaacacaactattctcacacacacacattcaccacttTATTGGATTTTGGACTCAGTGCTCCATAACTGATTATGTATGCACCTGTCCTATCATCAAATACAACCTGCCACCtctatagggctcgggatcatgacgtgaaaacttcgcgggcacagtcatattggcagcctcactccttagtttactatggataactatggatttactcccgcctattagtgtgtttcTCTTACTTTAGTTTTTGACTTCTTGGTCATAtattgctgtgtagtggggtgtaacagcgcaagcCACGatagcaagaggaaaagaatcgctaatactatatttctgcttcttgtcttctgcatctgaatgaatggatattacgttcggtgcgctaccaacatggcggcaatattcctagaatgcaaggcgtgtgcccgagccctattgcttCTGTCTGATCTCTGTGCTTAATTTATGATTGGATAGATATCGGTTCGCGTCGAGAGGAAAGACACCTAAATCAGAACATGAAAAACAAGAGGTGAGTTTTTTAATCAGTGATAAGATGCTACATTTATACAAAAATACTGtataatacatttttaatatcttatttaaaacatattttactTCAGTGAAATGATCAAGATTTTGTTTCTATAAAGAACACTCCAGCATATGTGCCTCCCGTGCTTGCCCCTGCTCCTGTCCCTGAGCCAACGGTGGTCCCCAAAGTGGAGTCCCCTGCTGCCAAGGTGCGGAACAGCGCTGTGTTGGAGCGCTCCAAGTCCCTGAGTGAGAGGCAGCCACGGCCTCTCTCCCGTGCCAAGTCCATGGAGAGCCTGCCTCGTGGGGCTCCGGGGGGCACCAGTGCGCTCACGGCCCTCTTCGAATCGAAGGTCGTGACCCCGAGAGAGCTGAAGCGCGGGGGCGAGCCTCCCCTCAACAGCCCGCGGGGGAACAGGGACGCACAGGTTAAGGCTGAGGCAGAGGAAGTGGTCGAGCAAGTAAAGGAAGTGAAGAAGAACAATACCCATGATCCTCCACCACTCACGACTCAAGCACAGGATGCAACCCCAAAGGTgagggtcaggggtcaggggtcagacTGTAGGTAAATCGATTAGTTTTCATGACACTTGAATGATTCCTGTTTCGTATTATTGTGTGCCTTTGAATTCCTAAGCCATGGCCCATGAACAGCATACCAATAATCAGGAAGAGTGTGCAATCACACTACAGCACATTGGGACATCACAGTGTTCAATTAACTGTCAGAAGATTTTTATTAAAAGACATTTATTCCTTAAAGGTTACAAGAAGGAGCCGTTCAGAGAGACGCCAGACTGTGTCTGGTGTATATCTTGACAGGACATCCCAAACATCAGATGATAGTAAGTACTGGCCCTCACCAGAAAGAAATGAGAAACTGGCGTATCTTTTCCTTATTTTTTCCTCCAGTTAGAGTGAAGGGGTAGCCTGACTAGACAGACCtgcatcaagatgtagggtctgggcactcaccataggcagggctcaatcggagggatGGGATAAACAGCTGtatttcaaattccctctccactcaATAGGATAGCACtacaacaaatcatcttcttgttttcaagtagcaggatgcttaacggtcacaacttctggtcgcaggtcagtcgtcattatgttaagcccacctaCCGACTCCATACGCGATGTGATTGCCCGAGAGAAGTTTACTCGGGCAATCTCCCAAGTCAACGgggagttgctagactaccccggcagcaaattagatttggGCCATTagtggcgtctagatttctaggctagtgaaGGGGCCTTGCTTCAGTCCAATAGCACAACCTTTAAAAAAGATCTTCCAAAAGGCCTAAGATGAGAAGTTCTTACAGCACATTTGGTTTACTGTTCTGTTGACTGTGAAACTTTATTTACCAGGAAACTATTGTCGCTAGAGCCCTCATGCTGTTAAAAGAACTTTTGGGTTCATTTGCTGTTTACAGAACAGGGTTCATTTGCTTAACATTTAAACTTCCTGTAAAAGAGGATTGCTAAATTAAATCTTTTTCTATAAGGGTAAAATGTTCTGTAAGCATACGTTCACAACTAGTAAGTTCATAATATCATGCTCCTACCACAACCTGCCACAACCAGTGAAGCATAGCACTAAATTACATTGACCCACAGTAGacagggggttgggggtgtgtgtggggggcggaTATAATATCGGGGCCACCCCGGCTAGGCTacacaataacctccaccaccactagtgATTGACTCAGCCCGGTGCCAGAATAGAAAAAGCCACAGGCCCCGTCTGAAAATAGCCGTTTGGTATCGTCGCCCCTTGAAGGTGGCTGGGATGACAGGGTCAGCTGTTGCCTGAATGGGAGCAATCGGAGGCCTagtgacatagagagagagagagacagagacagactgagagagagagcgacacatTTAGCCTCCCCACACTGCTGTGCGGGAACAAGGCAGGGGATTGCCAATGATAGCAACAGTATCCAGTCGAGTTCAACCATGTGCTGGAACGGGTAGCAGGCTTCTCTTTGCTTTGGTGAgtgactgtttgttttttttactattgAGCAAACATTAACGATTATCAGGGTCACAGTCATACGGTGTGGGGGCGCGTCTGAACTCTGAAAGTGATAGCATTGGCGGAAGCTGTTCCACTGTTTGACTAGCATGCAAAAGAGGTCCCTACAGAGATCTGGACCTAAGATGGTCATATCTACTGGGTGATCACTTGGCTCCTgaggttatttatttatttattttgtaaccACAGTACTTTGCTATGAGAATGACAACAAGCTAAtcactttatatatatatatatatatatacgtatattaAATCATCAGTATTTTGTCACAGATATACAGGCTATGTTATGCTGGCACACAACTCTGATGATTCAGAGTCACTCAGCacaagagacagacagtgacacCCAGATAACTTAGAGCCAAGAGGCCTTGCCTTCTGCTGTCAACAGAGGCAAAACACGGACAATCCAGCAAATCCTAGAGTCTGTTGTGTGAAGACTGGGATCACTTTACCACCATGCTCCAGAGGGAGAT
This is a stretch of genomic DNA from Sardina pilchardus chromosome 19, fSarPil1.1, whole genome shotgun sequence. It encodes these proteins:
- the LOC134066493 gene encoding LIM domain-containing protein, translated to MEVKSILRRTQSLKSVRTERTLSVTEVGLRDRKKSVSELVAEYRFASRGKTPKSEHEKQENTPAYVPPVLAPAPVPEPTVVPKVESPAAKVRNSAVLERSKSLSERQPRPLSRAKSMESLPRGAPGGTSALTALFESKVVTPRELKRGGEPPLNSPRGNRDAQVKAEAEEVVEQVKEVKKNNTHDPPPLTTQAQDATPKVTRRSRSERRQTVSGVYLDRTSQTSDDKEKRTSLADFGWEKSSISVKAISALFQSKATTVETSANQGMDSSSPSGKRPKAFKFQPAAQDLCTVCLKPVYPMERMVADKFIFHKNCFCCKHCRKKLSIGNFAPLSGEFYCVFHYQQLFKRKGNYDEGFGRPQHKDRWLQHTVNGTDDV